The nucleotide window CCGCCCCTTAGATGCAAGTATATGTTCAGATTACGGAAATTACCTCAATAATTCTCGGATTATTGGAGACTCTAAGACAATGGAAATTATAGAGGATGAGTTAACCAAGGCAAGTAAGGGATTATGCAATTTTCAATTCAATCAAAATTTATCTAATAACCAATTAGTAATTGGAAACTACGAACTACTTCCTTCGGAGTTGAAAAATTTAATCTCTAACCGATTACCAAATAATCCGGAGGCATTTATTATCATTCAAAAATCAACCGGAAACAAGGAAATTGTCATTACTTCAAATAGCGATATAGGAGTTCTTTACGGAACTTTTGAATTTATTAAGCAATTGCAACTTGGTAACTCTATAGATGGATTAGAAATAGTTTCCTCACCGAAAATAGATTTAAGATTACTTAACCACTGGGATAACCTGGACCGTACTGTGGAACGCGGTTATTCAGGTTTTTCAATTTGGAACTGGCATACGCTTCCTGACTATATCGACCAACGCTATATTGATTATGCACGAGCAAATGCATCAATTGGAATAAATGGAACTGTTCTTACCAATGTTAATTCCAATGCATTGATTTTAACTGAGCCATATTTACAAAAAGTAAAGGCACTAGCAGATTTATTTAGGCCTTATGGCATTAAGGTCTATTTAACCGCAAGGTTTTCGGCTCCAATAGAAATAGGCGGACTAGAAACGGCTGATCCACTGAATCAGAAGGTAGTAGATTGGTGGAAAAATAAAGCCGATGAAATTTATTCGGAAATTCCAGATTTTGGAGGTTTTCTAATTAAAGCTAATTCAGAAGGGCAACCTGGCCCCCAAAATTATGGCAGAAATCACGTGGATGGGGCTAATATGTTGGCAAGAGCAGTAAAACCTCACAAAGGAGTTGTAATGTGGCGGGCCTTTGTTTATAGTGAACATAATGACGAAGATCGGGCTAAGCAGGCCTATTCTGAGTTTGTTCCCTACGATGGCAAATTTGATGATAATGTTATCATTCAAGTTAAAAATGGAGCCATCGATTTCCAACCAAGGGAACCATTTCATCCCATGTTCGGTGCAATGCCTAATACACCTTTGATGATGGAATTCCAAATTACCCAAGAATATTTGGGTCAAGGAACACATTTGGTATACCTCCCTGCTCTTTTTGAGGAAGTTCTAGAGGAAGACACCTATGTAAAAGGTAAAGGATCTACCGTGGCAAAAGTTATTGATG belongs to Aegicerativicinus sediminis and includes:
- a CDS encoding alpha-glucuronidase family glycosyl hydrolase translates to MSILCCKAKLVCAFLLLICFNVALGDDGYELWLNYNRPLDASICSDYGNYLNNSRIIGDSKTMEIIEDELTKASKGLCNFQFNQNLSNNQLVIGNYELLPSELKNLISNRLPNNPEAFIIIQKSTGNKEIVITSNSDIGVLYGTFEFIKQLQLGNSIDGLEIVSSPKIDLRLLNHWDNLDRTVERGYSGFSIWNWHTLPDYIDQRYIDYARANASIGINGTVLTNVNSNALILTEPYLQKVKALADLFRPYGIKVYLTARFSAPIEIGGLETADPLNQKVVDWWKNKADEIYSEIPDFGGFLIKANSEGQPGPQNYGRNHVDGANMLARAVKPHKGVVMWRAFVYSEHNDEDRAKQAYSEFVPYDGKFDDNVIIQVKNGAIDFQPREPFHPMFGAMPNTPLMMEFQITQEYLGQGTHLVYLPALFEEVLEEDTYVKGKGSTVAKVIDGELFNYKMTGMAGVSNIGTDRNWTGHHFLQANWYGYGRLSWNHELKAEDIAREWIALTLTRNSKAIDSITEIMMESREAVVNYMDPLGLHHIFATSHHYGPGPWVDNLGRPDWNPVYYHQADSEGVGFDRTKTGSNALEQYSPAIQKEYGNIKTIPEKYLLWFHHVPWDYNLNNGKTLWDNLALKYQEGVNEVIDMKNSWSGLRNDIDPTIHKEVSMMLDIQLAEAKWWKDACLSYFNSFAKKKYPLGVEPPKHSLEYYKTLKFPYAPGIRPQW